The DNA sequence AAAGTGAAACTTATTTTCTTATGAAGGGCTAACGCTATTTTATATAATTTTGATTTATGCAGTTGACGTTGGATGATTTACCGAACAAGGCCCATAAAAGACAAACAGAAAACAAAAAATTCTTTGCCAGACTCAAGAAGCGGCCTCCAAAGAACTTAGATTATATAATGCAAGAATTGCATGAAGAAGAGTTTGCAAAAACCGATTGTCTGACCTGTGCCAACTGCTGCAAGACTACAGGGCCATTATTTACCCAGGCCGATATTGAGCGGATCGCCAAACATTTTAAAATGAAATCCTCAACATTTATAGAAACCTATTTAAGGATTGATGAAGACAGCGATTATGTGCTGAAAGCGGTGCCCTGTACTTTTTTGGGTGCCGACAATTACTGCTCGATCTATGAAGTGCGGCCAAAGGCCTGTCGTGAATATCCGCATACCAACCGAAAGAAGTTTCAGCAAATCACTGATTTGACGCTCAAGAACGTGGCCATATGCCCAGCGGCCTTTAATATTGTGGAGGCAATGAAAAGAAAAATCGTTTGAGCAGTACAGTTGGCGGTGACATAGAATCTTGAGACAACGAAAAAGAGAACTTAAAGCCTGGACATGGGATGTGAGGCGTGAGACTTTTCTACATTGGCTGACCATGGTCACCGAACATCCAAGACCCAACATCCGACAATGATTTTTGAACTTGTTCTTGATTCTTGAATTTGTATTTTTAAAAGATGGAACAGCTAATGAACTATTTCGAGACCATTCCCCCGTTGCACCGAACACTCATTTTGGTGGGAGGCATTACCTTTTTCTGGATTTTGGAAGGCATTGTGCCGTTGTTCAGTGTCAAATACAAAAAGTGGCGTCATGCCGTGCCCAATTTCTTTTTTACCCTGACGACCATTTTGGTGAATTTTCCACTGGCGTTTTTGTTGCTAAAGACTTCTGACTGGGCGGTTCAAAACGATTTTGGCATTATCAATTGGCTGCCCGAAATGCCACTTTGGTTATATGTGGTCTTAGGCGTTATGTTGTTGGATCTGATCGGCGCCTATGCTGCCCACTGGGTCGAGCATAAGGTGAAACCGTTTTGGATGATCCACCTTGTACACCATACCGATCATAATGTTGATACCACCACGGCCAACAGGCACCATCCGCTTGAAAGTTTAATCCGTTATT is a window from the Muricauda sp. SCSIO 65647 genome containing:
- a CDS encoding sterol desaturase family protein — translated: MEQLMNYFETIPPLHRTLILVGGITFFWILEGIVPLFSVKYKKWRHAVPNFFFTLTTILVNFPLAFLLLKTSDWAVQNDFGIINWLPEMPLWLYVVLGVMLLDLIGAYAAHWVEHKVKPFWMIHLVHHTDHNVDTTTANRHHPLESLIRYFFTLLGVFLVGAPIGIIMLYQSLSVVLSQFNHANIRLPRKVDDALSWVIVSPDMHKVHHHYVLPYTDSNYGNIFSIWDRLFGTYMKLDPEKIVYGVDTFPDEKENGSILGLLKQPFHKYRKPTTGQS
- a CDS encoding YkgJ family cysteine cluster protein, producing the protein MQLTLDDLPNKAHKRQTENKKFFARLKKRPPKNLDYIMQELHEEEFAKTDCLTCANCCKTTGPLFTQADIERIAKHFKMKSSTFIETYLRIDEDSDYVLKAVPCTFLGADNYCSIYEVRPKACREYPHTNRKKFQQITDLTLKNVAICPAAFNIVEAMKRKIV